A single region of the Theileria annulata chromosome 4, complete sequence, *** SEQUENCING IN PROGRESS *** genome encodes:
- a CDS encoding uncharacterized protein (Tap579b07.q1c.cand.97 - score = 111.32) has protein sequence MPVTMNCPEIEGDVDSVIMYNKSNFKNYVLRRKTKSTSPSTSSMENDNQSTLARQDTFYVDSTFEDVNLETTSTFEKYDTIEYEEFETEEIEPSKIVYRPRTLLEAVDVMLSILDDLGEKYNKWKYNNFGFYRFYCHKYNLTNFSNSRPYYHKILSQLDTIDTLSPHSPPDFKTNTNSSIYTPDFIVDKVLCQLDELVSCYCSKNCAFGISQRYSHTCSDKINHNGLKWKYPQGSERYLGIKGAPKEKNILTDKNKNTDKTGPLDWSRPFNRIYHMDKNLFQTTFTTETIPELMAFMEKPNQENDLDKSNIKKVEMKQDMEETCFVRDMGAYDNCVMEFFSERGIMHNFSYPYCRGEETSYIHPFIRAAVCFNCGKICRCKCQRKIFRAFSRFYTQTDEKTYHLERISIDYVNQVYDYFKYKSSLCHISELETDDVSKRYQRPDNMTSLQLNTIYSHSINTEVGRVQFLVSPIENQMSRNRTNVPGEPGKEVKERMLYDADRYMGSVYYSNLFKASECNVSLEEIFKVINNVPFSCVPEDHLEWYKKVEWYDLYRSPWWCMDSKYEQTEMFEEEGYLNSYIMNTLDSLGYLTNVRYDTSLKVIGVGHYSENDSYWRYFYTNENIWKVFREAIEYLILISTLPEYIYLDHGQSCWILITKGAQKMFSIYPSLLKSYLDLVAYYKSSTPKKEHRGRFKTPNDRDQEKQMNHFERKEDYGEEIFDIKRVSAHECTVADVLRVSLKRKMVSSGESFTPRRYYVEKSSTLTPSIRVKLDHELIYQGIFASTPNSSYYSSFTNSVDLYRNNGPPLFCSTPRKFTSIFNAYTGGKDLSDSPENDAGKKIKGSKVSDLKLNNLNVLLTQYPDARSQYTLIIKHANELRFQSSMLISDLNSPVFKSCENLIPDDFDNSDVNSNYSYESPNHINTNYVSVSKEMDETVQDLPMVDISFNDYTNSWICMLDVVPCLVCPVECQGNGSCLHFTHGKRLIEFICKKMKPSDVKYTYPQTNGRSPSSYHPKKSQIVLISFSVEEFGNERAKLLATQLKATYKMQALNSMLINIKQNQNGSKEQAYRRNDRSETCIEMKLLHNAITAQLSSMVSTNSYIASSDMNHLDGIYDRVYEPCYRINEVYKSQELEDESQKLNVFDEEQMTCICFKYGRFLTGLRGLVSISEILNYDRRLHTFCKMLEVEKVMNITSENIHFCPVHSCFMTTWTDVMGQRRIMYHQIHKYLNIRLFSNFTKRFNSDWPEAIESHNRYTLCYDAVEASKMFSQANDAIADTFYILLNLQEIIHEALLSGLALAVRTVSDASQEKALLRRLHLIYRRFKLSSQTVRNSLIFSKELLFPFGALYDEATPPNLVVNRISFPKKLSPGYEVSKNNDFYVYLKGDLIEAKDFLKRYNLRCRYTTIKSEDEGTISVIEIYNVDGNLSPEELEKSRNQEIYILYSHGNNTDIGHMFFKYTRLCTFLNVNLVSYDYSGYGHSSGKASENNMYSNIEDVYKHMRSEMKLEPRQIVLYGNGLGSAPSCYLVSEHHYYPVGGLILHSPIASGLRIFFKSIIKHHSFDSFDNTEFLKNCPLIPVFLMHGISDNQIPLEQAVELTCIIKESHELIRAEKLKQNHENRLEKGSSNEMAVEPTHLNQENIQVIPRGRFSQVIQDAKKINQTNQYVKTWWIEGAGHNDIERNNSADYYDQLADFLNLCRKWSKEHTSNI, from the exons ATGCCAGTGACTATGAACTGCCCTGAAATCGAGGGTGACGTGGACTCCGTTATCATGTACAACAAGTCAAACTTCAAAAACTATGTACTCAGACGGAAAACAAAGTCCACAAGCCCCTCAACAAGCTCAATGGAGAATGATAATCAATCAACATTGGCAAGGCAGGACACATTTTACGTTGATTCTACATTTGAAGACGTAAATTTGGAAACAACATCaacatttgaaaaatatgataCAATCGAGTACGAAGAATTTGAGACGGAAGAAATAGAACCAAGTAAAATCGTGTACAGACCAAGAACACTGCTAGAAGCAGTGGATGTAATGCTGTCAATATTGGACGATTTAGGAgaaaaatacaataaatGGAAGTACAATAATTTTGGATTTTACAGGTTCTACTGCCACAAATATAACCTAACGAACTTTTCAAACTCGAGACCATATTATCACAAAATCCTTAGCCAATTGGATACGATAGATACACTTTCTCCGCATTCACCGCCAGACTTTAAAACAAACACGAACTCCTCAATATACACGCCAGATTTTATAGTAGATAAGGTCCTCTGCCAATTAGATGAACTAGTAAGCTGCTACTGCAGTAAAAATTGCGCTTTTGGAATATCGCAAAGGTACTCCCACACGTGTTCAGACAAAATCAACCATAATGGACTCAAGTGGAAGTACCCGCAAGGCTCCGAAAGATACCTAGGAATAAAAGGAGCACcaaaagaaaaaaatattttgacagataaaaataaaaacacAGATAAAACAGGTCCATTGGACTGGAGTAGACCATTTAATAGGATTTATCATAtggataaaaatttatttcaaacGACATTCACAACAGAAACAATACCCGAATTAATGGCATTCATGGAGAAACCAAACCAAGAAAATGATTTagataaatcaaatataaaaaaagtAGAAATGAAGCAAGACATGGAAGAAACCTGCTTCGTAAGAGATATGGGAGCATATGATAACTGCGTAATGGAATTCTTTTCAGAGAGAGGAATAATGCACAACTTTAGCTACCCGTACTGCAGAGGAGAAGAGACGTCATACATACACCCTTTCATAAGAGCAGCAGTGTGTTTTAACTGCGGAAAAATCTGTAGATGTAAATGCCAGAGGAAGATATTTAGAGCATTTAGCAGATTTTACACGCAAACAGATGAAAAAACTTATCATCTGGAAAGAATATCAATAGATTACGTAAACCAAGTATACGACTACTTTAAGTATAAATCGTCTTTGTGTCACATATCAGAGCTAGAGACGGATGATGTAAGTAAAAGGTATCAACGGCCCGATAACATGACGTCACTTCAGTTGAACACGATATACTCTCATTCAATAAACACAGAAGTGGGAAGAGTTCAATTCTTAGTTAGTCCTATAGAGAATCAGATGAGTAGGAATAGGACTAATGTGCCAGGTGAGCCCGGAAAAGAGGTAAAGGAGAGAATGTTATATGACGCTGATAGATATATGGGTTCTGTATATTACTCTAACCTTTTTAAAGCGAGTGAATGCAACGTTTCGCTTGAGGAGATTTTCAAAGTTATCAACAATGTGCCCTTCTCATGTGTACCAGAGGACCACCTGGAATGGTACAAAAAGGTAGAATGGTACGACTTGTACAGATCACCATGGTGGTGCATGGACAGTAAGTACGAGCAAACTGAGATGTTCGAGGAAGAAGGGTACCTAAATTCATACATCATGAACACGCTTGATTCACTGGGATATCTGACTAACGTGAGATATGATACAAGCCTAAAGGTAATTGGAGTGGGACACTACAGCGAAAACGACTCATACTGGAGATATTTCTATACCAATGAAAATATCTGGAAGGTTTTTAGAGAAGCAATTGAGTACTTGATACTGATAAGCACGTTGCCTGAGTATATATACCTAGACCACGGCCAGTCATGCTGGATACTGATAACGAAGGGTGCACAGAAGATGTTCTCAATTTACCCATCACTACTTAAGTCTTACCTTGATTTGGTGGCGTATTATAAGTCTAGCACGCCAAAGAAGGAACATAGAGGAAGATTTAAGACCCCAAATGATAGAGATCAAGAGAAACAAATGAACCATTTCGAGAGGAAGGAAGATTATGGGGAAGAAATCTTCGATATTAAAAGAGTTAGCGCACACGAATGCACAGTTGCAGATGTACTGAGAGTGTCACTGAAGAGGAAGATGGTGTCGTCAGGAGAGTCATTCACACCAAGAAGATACTACGTGGAAAAATCATCAACTCTAACACCATCAATCAGAGTTAAGCTGGACCATGAACTAATATACCAAGGAATATTCGCATCAACACCTAACAGTAGCTACTATAGCTCATTCACAAACAGCGTGGATTTGTACCGAAATAACGGACCACCATTATTCTGCTCAACACCAAGGAAGTTCACAAGCATATTCAACGCATATACGGGAGGAAAAGATTTAAGTGATTCCCCGGAAAATGACGCTGGAAAGAAAATCAAAGGAAGTAAAGTGAGTGACCTTAAGTTGAATAACCTCAATGTGTTGCTCACACAGTACCCAGATGCAAGGTCACAGTACACGCTGATAATCAAGCACGCAAACGAACTGAGGTTTCAGTCATCAATGTTGATTTCAGACCTAAACTCGCCAGTGTTTAAGAGCTgtgaaaatttaataccAGATGATTTCGACAATTCAGATGTAAACAGTAACTATTCATATGAATCACCGAATCACATAAATACTAATTATGTAAGTGTTAGTAAAGAGATGGATGAAACGGTACAGGATTTGCCAATGGTTGACATATCCTTTAACGATTACACGAATAGCTGGATTTGCATGCTTGACGTTGTACCATGCCTGGTCTGCCCAGTAGAGTGTCAAGGCAATGGATCATGTCTTCATTTCACGCATGGAAAAAGACTGATTGAGTTCATTTGCAAGAAGATGAAGCCGTCAGATGTTAAGTATACGTACCCGCAAACGAATGGAAGAAGCCCAAGCAGCTATCACCCGAAGAAGTCCCAAATTGTCTTAATCAGCTTCTCAGTTGAAGAGTTTGGGAATGAAAGAGCAAAGCTGCTGGCAACACAATTGAAGGCAACATATAAAATGCAAGCTCTAAACAGTATGCTGATCAACATTAAGCAGAATCAGAACGGCTCGAAAGAGCAGGCATATAGGCGTAATGATAGATCAGAAACCTGCATTGAAATGAAACTACTCCACAACGCTATTACGGCACAATTGTCCTCAATGGTCTCAACAAACTCATACATTGCATCAAGTGATATGAACCACCTTGATGGAATTTATGATCGAGTTTATGAACCATGTTATAGGATTAATGAGGTATACAAGTCACAAGAGTTAGAAGATGAGTCCCAAAAGTTAAACGTTTTCGATGAAGAACAAATGACATGTATATGTTTTAAGTATGGGAGATTTCTTACAGGACTGAGGGGATTAGTCTCAATAtctgaaatattaaactatGATAGGAGATTGCACACGTTCTGCAAGATGTTGGAAGTGGAAAAGGTCATGAATATCACTTCCGAAAACATACATTTCTGCCCAGTTCATTCATGTTTCATGACAACGTGGACGGACGTGATGGGACAGAGAAGAATAATGTATCACCAAATCCACAAGTATTTAAACATAAGACTATTCTCCAACTTCACAAAGAGATTTAACTCAGACTGGCCAGAAGCAATAGAATCCCACAACAGATATACACTATGTTATGACGCCGTCGAAGCATCGAAAATGTTTTCCCAGGCAAATGATGCAATCGCCGacacattttatatctTGCTCAACCTGCAGGAAATAATCCATGAGGCGCTCCTATCAGGACTAGCACTCGCCGTCAGAACAGTCAGCGACGCCAGCCAGGAAAAGGCACTCCTGAGAAGACTCCACCTAATATATAGACGCTTTAAACTCTCCAGTCAAACAGTACGAAACTCATTAATTTTCTCCAAGGAACTACTGTTCCCATTTGGTGCTCTCTACGATGAAGCCACACCACCC AATTTGGTGGTTAATAGGATCTCCTTCCCGAAAAAACTTAGTCCGGGCTACGAAGTTTCTAAAAACAACGATTTTTACGTTTATCTGAAGGGGGATCTGATAGAAGCCAAGGACTTTCTCAAGAGGTACAACCTCAGATGTAGGTACACAACCATCAAAAGCGAGGACGAAGGAACCATCTCAGTCATCGAGATCTACAATGTAGACGGGAATTTGTCGCCAGAAGAGTTGGAGAAGAGCAGGAATCAGGAAATTTACATACTCTATAGTCACGGAAATAACACTGATATAGGTCACATGTTCTTCAAGTACACTCGTCTGTGCACTTTCCTGAATGTGAACTTGGTATCCTATGACTACAGTGGATATGGCCACAGTTCAGGTAAGGCTAGTGAGAATAACATGTACTCAAACATTGAAGATGTATACAAGCACATGAGGAGTGAAATGAAGCTTGAGCCCAGGCAAATAGTTTTGTATGGGAACGGACTAGGGTCAGCTCCATCATGTTACTTGGTTAGTGAACACCATTATTATCCTGTTGGAGGACTCATTCTCCATTCTCCAATAGCATCTGGGCTTAGAATCTTTTTCAAATCGATCATTAAACACCATAGTTTCGACTCCTTTGACAACACTGAGTTTCTCAAAAACTGTCCTCTAATCCCAGTTTTTTTAATGCACGGAATTTCTGATAATCAGATACCTTTGGAACAGGCAGTTGAACTCACTTGCATAATTAAGGAAAGCCACGAGTTAATAAGGGCGGAAAAACTTAAACAGAATCATGAAAATAGGCTAGAAAAGGGATCCTCAAACGAAATGGCTGTGGAGCCTACTCACCTAAATCAGGAGAATATCCAGGTAATTCCTCGGGGACGGTTCTCTCAGGTCATTCAGGACGCCAAAAAAATAAACCAGACCAACCAGTACGTAAAAACTTGGTGGATTGAGGGGGCAGGTCACAACGACATTGAGAGAAACAACTCTGCTGATTACTACGACCAGTTGGCCGATTTCCTTAATCTATGCAGAAAATGGAGCAAGGAGCACACATCTAACatttga
- a CDS encoding uncharacterized protein (Tap579b07.q1c.C.cand.53 - score = 16.65), with protein MFPFKSDSHRQMFCNMLKLQIKSNILKRFGGMGQEECRIMKSKSFKEFLNVWANSIINKLPKELESHAKYVNSQINYVSEEVLGLSSVKDMIDRNKPIKWLIDRINSNSDNVPKPYFPSVLRNSMIQFPFKHTDIQKSRDLYGLLKFPFYKLSTSIYADSTESFKGLVEPKTSSSPPEEEEELSESHAKSSFETKNKDDEVQFSSSNYIYSPSELETGLRQ; from the exons ATGTTTCCGTTCAAGTCTGACTCACACCGTCAGATGTTCTGCAATATGcttaaattacaaataaaatctaatattttaaagagATTCGGTGGTATGGGCCAAGAAGAATGCAGAATAATGAAGTCAAAATCCTTTAAGGAGTTCCTCAATGTGTGGGCCAACTCAATTATAAACAAGCTTCCAAAAGAATTAGAATCGCACGCCAAGTATGTAAATTCACAGATAAATTATGTTTCTGAGGAAGTTCTAGGGCTTTCATCAGTGAAG GATATGATTGATAGGAACAAGCCTATTAAATGGCTCATAGACAGAATAAACAGCAATTCAGATAATGTTCCAAAACCATATTTCCCCTCAGTGTTAAGGAACTCCATGATTCAATTCCCCTTCAAGCACACCGATATTCAAAAATCAAGAGATTTATATGGCCTTCTTAAGTTCCCATTCTACAAACTTTCCACGAGTATCTATGCAGACTCTACTGAGTCGTTCAAAGGGTTAGTTGAACCGAAAACTTCAAGTTCACCTCCTGAAGAGGAAGAGGAGCTCAGTGAATCCCACGCTAAATCGAGTTTTGAAACCAAAAATAAAGATGATGAAGTCCaattttcttcatctaattatatttactcACCCAGTGAGCTCGAAACTGGTTTAAGGcaataa